One Candida dubliniensis CD36 chromosome 1, complete sequence genomic region harbors:
- a CDS encoding conserved hypothetical protein (spliced gene) gives MSNDNTVPDNKPETLASIFEYLHQEKIISPDERSTQDEILKDCQQFMGNNSSKKLNWRQLAECFEDVFAKYTTETSELKEQIEELVQQRKMLFECYEKLDQERAKARIEKSLSWIITKEGNLAKFKSAANTLLQNTDSESKPAREEIP, from the exons ATGTCTAATGATAACACGGTACCAGACAATAAACCAGAAACACTAGCATCAATTTTTGAGTATTTGCACCAAGAGAAGATTATTAGTCCAGATGAAAGAAGCACTCAAGATGAAATACTTAAAGATTGTCAACAGTTTATGGGAAACAACTCAAGCAAAAAGCTTAATTGGCGGCAATTGGCAGAATGTTTTGAAGATGTATTTGCAAAGTATACTACAGAAACTAGTGAATTAAAAGAACAGATTGAAGAACTAGTACAA CAACGAAAAATGCTATTTGAATGTTATGAAAAACTTGATCAAGAAAGGGCTAAAGCTCG tattgaaaaatcattgaGTTGGATAATTACCAAAGAGGGCAATTTAGCAAAATTTAAATCTGCAGCAAATACTTTGTTACAAAACACAGACTCAGAAAGCAAACCAGCAAGGGAAGAGATACCTTAG
- a CDS encoding ATP-dependent RNA helicase, mitochondrial precursor (Similar to C. albicans MSS116;~Similar to S. cerevisiae MSS116): MLKQLSRSLGIRSSSTVIGIIRSNQICARAFHVSVVNQYGSTKVNELGDIKSDNFEVKQAPIVLESPSYKADKVSKVEPFQPVKFEDFRGKGYINDNIINSLQKNNFTELTPIQQKALIPIFNTEKGLVCRAKTGTGKTLAFAVPTLQHACENKGKGVSTVVLAPTRDLALQIEEEYRKLISKLKYNDRPYIGLFIGGQRTSFNPKKPAEIVIATPGRLEKELQTNHKLDKCFENVTYRIYDEADRLLDVGFEDALDKIDDLLYKVRSTPKPIKSLLFSATVDKSISEFSKKHIHPEYEFLNTVSKDDLEIPENIHQSLIECADGIDKVNALLSELHGIMKQGNNYKVIVFLPTKTAVDWFYEYISNPLRDGSFDLPSKGPNVFKLHGGRSAQQRAFALKGFKVAKKAILISTDVAARGIDIKDVTNVVQMFPSVEIADYIHKVGRTGRAGKKGKAVLFVTPTELPFVSILKRKRKVNFQETIQSEKLNSSNIIEQLESPLDETKEFLVTMINYLQQLQSSHRLNFNSLLVENMELYRKLVRDDNAVLEATLLSKFGKSVNADVKRRYFARSKYQSRDHGEFNSYSNFSRSGMSERPRSNDRSSKMTFSGRGKYGNNRNKDRFHQNKNRYNSDRQTERSYDNDKKFDNGWKNERRFDHRRIRDNEE; encoded by the coding sequence ATGTTAAAGCAGTTGAGTAGATCTTTGGGAATACGATCAAGCTCCACAGTTATCGGTATAATTAGATCCAACCAGATTTGTGCACGTGCATTTCATGTTTCCGTTGTTAATCAATATGGTAGTACTAAGGTAAATGAACTTGGCGACATAAAGAGCGATAATTTTGAGGTAAAGCAAGCTCCTATTGTGCTTGAGCTGCCATCATACAAGGCAGATAAAGTATCAAAAGTGGAACCATTCCAACCTGTTAAATTTGAGGACTTTAGAGGGAAAGGatatattaatgataatataatCAACTCGTTACAAAAGAACAATTTCACAGAATTGACaccaattcaacaaaaagCTTTAATTCCTATTTTTAACACTGAGAAAGGTTTGGTTTGTAGAGCAAAGACAGGTACGGGTAAGACTTTAGCATTTGCTGTGCCAACATTGCAGCATGCCTGTGAAAATAAAGGTAAAGGGGTCAGCACAGTCGTTTTGGCCCCAACGCGTGATTTGGCTTTACAAATTGAAGAGGAATATCGGAAGCTtatatcaaaattgaaatataaCGACAGACCTTATATCGGATTGTTTATAGGAGGTCAGAGGACACTGTTTAACCCCAAGAAACCGGCAGAAATTGTTATTGCTACACCAGGTCGTTTGGAAAAAGAGTTACAAACGAATCACAAACTTGATAAatgttttgaaaatgtGACATACCGTATTTATGATGAAGCTGATAGGTTGTTAGATGTTGGTTTTGAGGATGCTTTGGACAAGATCGACGACCTTTTGTATAAGGTAAGAAGCACTCCTAAACCGATCAAGTCATTATTGTTTAGTGCAACGGTTGATAAATCTATTTCTGAGTTCTCGAAAAAACATATTCATCCCGAGTATGAGTTTTTGAATACTGTTTCCAAAGATGATTTAGAAATCCCTGAGAATATCCATCAACTGTTGATTGAGTGTGCTGATGGTATTGATAAAGTTAATGCCCTTCTTCTGGAATTGCATGGTATTATGAAACAAGGAAATAATTACAAAGTGATTGTGTTTTTACCCACCAAGACTGCTGTTGATTGGTTTTATGAGTATATCTCCAATCCTTTACGTGATGGATCGTTTGATTTACCTTCAAAGGGACCCAATGTTTTCAAGTTACATGGTGGAAGAAGTGCTCAACAACGTGCTTTCGCTTTGAAAGGATTCAAGGTGGCAAAAAAAGCCATTTTAATTTCCACTGATGTTGCTGCCAGAGGTATCGATATTAAGGATGTAACCAATGTTGTACAAATGTTCCCTTCTGTGGAAATTGCTGACTATATCCACAAAGTTGGAAGAACGGGAAGGGCaggaaagaaaggaaaggCGGTATTATTTGTTACACCAACTGAACTACCATTTGTTCTGATATTGAAAAGGAAGAGAAAAGTCAATTTTCAAGAAACTATCCAATCTGAGAAATTAAACAGTTCTAACATTATTGAACAACTTGAATCTCCTTTAGATGAAACAAAGGAATTTTTGGTCACAATGATTAATTATTTGCAACAGTTGCAAAGCTCCCATCGTCTTAATTTTAATCTGTTGTTGGTGGAGAATATGGAATTATACCGTAAGCTCGTTAGAGATGATAATGCCGTGTTGGAAGCCACACTATTGAGTAAATTTGGAAAGTCTGTCAATGCTGATGTCAAACGTAGATATTTTGCAAGGTCAAAGTATCAAAGTCGTGATCATGGTGAATTTAATTCTTattctaatttttcaagATCTGGTATGTCAGAAAGACCCAGAAGCAATGATAGAAGTAGTAAAATGACATTTAGTGGTAGAGGCAAATATGGAAACAACAGAAATAAAGATCGGTTTCATCAAAATAAGAACAGATACAATAGTGATAGACAAACCGAAAGATCATATGACAACGACAAGAAGTTTGATAATGGTTggaaaaatgaaagaagATTTGACCACAGAAGAATTCGCGATAATGAAGAATAG
- a CDS encoding peptidyl-tRNA hydrolase, putative (Similar to S. cerevisiae PTH1), with protein MLRGLIKPFFPVAQSHLYFSRRYLFIASIGNPEPQYANTRHNAGHRLMNQLIDVYWKDHLYKKGLYYLSTKYPNLVLFKSNDSLMNLQGLPISKHFTKQGYGKSALVILHDELQIHLGKYQIRKPGTSSRGHNGLKSIDKYLKNKYFKFGIGIGRPPASQSVVQYVLNEFSVEDLKVIDWKVLPKCVKDLENMVIQDLKSQSGKDRVNDL; from the coding sequence ATGCTACGAGGTCTTATCAAACCGTTCTTTCCGGTGGCCCAACTGCATTTGTATTTCTCGAGaagatatttatttattgctTCTATAGGAAATCCTGAACCACAATATGCTAATACCAGACACAATGCAGGACATAGATTGATGaaccaattgattgatgtATACTGGAAAGATCATCTTTACAAGAAAGGgctttattatttatcaacCAAATATCCCAATTTAGTGCTTTTCAAATCCAATGATTCACTAATGAACCTACAAGGATTACCAATTTCAAAGCATTTTACTAAACAAGGTTATGGAAAATCGGCTTTGGTGATTCTTCATGACGAATTGCAAATTCATCTAGGTAAATATCAGATCCGTAAACCTGGTACCAGTTCAAGAGGACATAATGGGTTGAAATCCATCGATAAGTATTTaaagaataaatattttaagTTTGGAATAGGTATTGGTCGTCCACCGGCATCACAGTCAGTAGTACAGTACGTATTGAATGAGTTTCTGGTGGAAGACTTGAAAGTGATTGATTGGAAGGTGTTACCAAAATGTGTAAaagatttggaaaatatGGTTATTCAAGATTTAAAACTGCAAAGTGGAAAAGATAGGGTAAACGATTTATGA